The following are from one region of the Paracoccus sp. S3-43 genome:
- a CDS encoding thiamine pyrophosphate-dependent enzyme, with protein sequence MTRNGGALLVDCLMALGATKAFGIPGESYLAVLDALHDTRGRLDFVLCRHEGGAAFMAAAWGKLTGQPGICLVTRGPGVTNAAIGIHTAMQDSAPMLVLVGQVGTDMIGREAFQEIDYPAVFGSMAKWAVQIDRADRIPEILARAWKTATTGRPGPVVIALPEDMLTAPTDAQPLTGPSRIAEPAPLPAALDQALALLAEARRPLILTGGCTWTDAGKTALQRFAEASDIPVLAAFRFQDCFDNTSPVYAGEAGVGMPPHVRRLIAECDVLLAVNVRFGEMTTDAYTLLRVPQPEQVLIHAHASDAEIGKIYQPRLGIQAGPNALAHALRPVTGPWVDWRKAARSGYLASMQAPAQPSPVDMVAVMDHLRQSLPEDAILTNGAGNFAVWPNKFFAFGPRARLLAPQSGAMGYGLPAAIAAKIAHPARTVVCFAGDGDFQMSCAELATAAQAGAQPIVLVLNNGIYGTIRAHQERTYPARVSGTTMQNPDFVMLAKAYGFHAERVAATGEFAAAFARAMGSKTGALLDLDISPEALTPRQTLTQMREAALAKQDTEA encoded by the coding sequence ATGACACGGAACGGCGGGGCATTGCTGGTGGATTGCCTGATGGCGCTTGGCGCGACCAAGGCCTTCGGGATTCCGGGCGAAAGCTATCTGGCGGTGCTGGACGCGCTGCACGACACGCGCGGGCGGCTGGATTTCGTGCTGTGCCGCCATGAAGGCGGCGCGGCCTTCATGGCCGCCGCCTGGGGCAAGCTGACCGGACAGCCCGGCATCTGCCTGGTGACGCGCGGGCCGGGCGTCACCAACGCCGCCATCGGCATCCATACCGCCATGCAGGACAGCGCGCCGATGCTGGTCCTGGTGGGCCAGGTCGGCACCGACATGATCGGGCGCGAGGCGTTCCAGGAGATCGACTATCCGGCGGTGTTCGGCAGCATGGCGAAATGGGCCGTGCAGATCGACCGCGCCGACCGCATCCCGGAAATCCTGGCCCGCGCCTGGAAGACCGCCACCACCGGCCGCCCCGGCCCCGTCGTGATCGCCCTGCCCGAGGACATGCTGACCGCCCCCACCGACGCGCAGCCCCTGACCGGCCCGTCCCGGATCGCCGAACCCGCGCCCCTGCCCGCCGCCCTGGACCAAGCCCTGGCCCTGCTGGCCGAGGCGCGGCGCCCGCTGATCCTGACCGGCGGCTGCACCTGGACGGATGCCGGCAAGACCGCCCTGCAACGCTTTGCCGAGGCGTCCGACATCCCCGTCCTGGCGGCCTTCCGGTTCCAGGACTGCTTCGACAACACCTCGCCGGTTTACGCGGGCGAGGCGGGCGTGGGGATGCCGCCCCATGTCCGCCGCCTGATCGCGGAATGCGACGTGCTGCTGGCCGTCAACGTGCGCTTCGGGGAAATGACGACCGACGCCTATACGCTGCTGCGGGTGCCGCAGCCGGAACAGGTGCTGATCCACGCCCATGCCTCGGATGCCGAGATCGGCAAGATCTATCAGCCGCGCCTGGGGATCCAGGCGGGGCCGAACGCGCTTGCCCATGCGCTGCGGCCGGTCACGGGACCGTGGGTCGATTGGCGCAAGGCCGCGCGGTCGGGATATCTGGCCTCGATGCAGGCGCCCGCGCAGCCGTCGCCCGTGGACATGGTCGCGGTCATGGACCACCTGCGCCAGTCCCTGCCCGAGGACGCGATCCTGACCAACGGGGCGGGAAACTTCGCGGTCTGGCCGAACAAGTTCTTCGCCTTCGGTCCCAGGGCGCGGCTGCTGGCCCCGCAATCGGGCGCCATGGGCTATGGCCTGCCCGCCGCCATCGCCGCGAAGATCGCCCATCCGGCGCGGACGGTGGTCTGCTTCGCGGGCGACGGCGATTTCCAGATGTCCTGCGCGGAACTGGCGACGGCCGCGCAGGCAGGCGCGCAACCCATCGTGCTGGTGCTGAACAACGGCATCTACGGCACGATCCGCGCACATCAGGAACGGACCTATCCGGCGCGGGTGTCGGGCACGACCATGCAGAACCCGGATTTCGTGATGCTGGCGAAAGCCTATGGCTTCCATGCCGAACGGGTGGCCGCGACCGGCGAATTCGCCGCCGCCTTCGCGAGGGCGATGGGGTCCAAGACCGGCGCCCTGCTGGACCTCGACATCTCTCCCGAGGCGCTGACCCCGCGCCAGACCCTGACGCAGATGCGGGAAGCGGCCTTGGCGAAGCAGGACACCGAGGCCTGA